One genomic segment of Belonocnema kinseyi isolate 2016_QV_RU_SX_M_011 chromosome 2, B_treatae_v1, whole genome shotgun sequence includes these proteins:
- the LOC117167537 gene encoding zinc finger protein 91-like, which produces MCDVRNTRFFRPWNGEEDSKPEEKVSSTITESLSCEERVKCEPEEDSESVHSNDSVSQQSECGSRSSFPARSCSTHSEDSSETSSLNMLSNFVFNAHPENHASNHSATSNVSVESCRLENSHQSAFANYYNSYPAYSSPDYLSHFKSGLMPIDSSGIPFDGYHHLHYGLTGIPPEAYSSVEEAVKFIHQQDVAAKQMKKLRPKKFRCEHCNVAFSNNGQLKGHIRIHTGERPFKCDAEGCGKSFTRNEELTRHKRIHTGLRPHSCIVCGKRFGRKDHLKKHTRTHENRGPYHIPGVTLGPFGIGHPLPPAYLYPL; this is translated from the exons ATGTGTGACGTAAGAAACACGAGGTTCTTCAGACCCTGGAACGGAGAGGAAGATTCCAAACCCGAAGAAAAAGTTTCTTCAACTATTACGGAATCTTTAAGTTGTGAAGAAAGAGTGAAATGTGAACCAGAAGAAGATTCGGAAAGTGTGCACTCAAATGACAGTGTTAGTCAACAATCAGAATGTGGATCCAGAAGTAGTTTTCCTGCAAGATCGTGCTCCACCCATAGTGAAGATTCATCGGAAACGAGTAGTCTTAACATGCTCAGTAATTTCGTTTTCAATGCACATCCTGAAAATCATGCGAGTAACCATTCGGCAACAAGCAATGTTTCTGTGGAATCTTGCAGACTAGAGAATTCGCATCAGTCAGCTTTTGCAAATTATTACAATTCGTATCCTGCCTATTCTTCACCGGATTATCTATCTCATTTCAAGAGTGGGTTGATGCCAATTGATTCTTCGGGAATTCCATTTGATGGCTATCATCATCTTCATTATGGATTAACGGGGATTCCACCAGAAGCCTATTCGAGTGTGGAAGAAGCTGTAAAGTTTATTCATCAACAAGATGTTGCTGCCAAGCAGATGAAAAAACTTAGGCCGAAGAAGTTCAGATGTGAACACTGCAATGTGGCTTTCAGCAATAATGGACAACTGAAGGGACACATCCGCATTCACACTG GTGAAAGACCTTTCAAATGTGACGCTGAGGGTTGTGGAAAATCCTTCACCAGAAATGAAGAATTAACAAGACACAAGCGAATTCATACAGGGTTGAGGCCTCATTCTTGTATCGTTTGTGGAAAGCGATTTGGTCGTAAGGATCACCTGAAAAAACACACGAGAACCCACGAAAATCGAGGACCTTATCACATACCAGGAGTCACCTTGGGACCTTTTGGAATCGGTCATCCGTTACCACCTGCCTATCTTTatccactttaa